In Onthophagus taurus isolate NC chromosome 6, IU_Otau_3.0, whole genome shotgun sequence, a genomic segment contains:
- the LOC111414148 gene encoding facilitated trehalose transporter Tret1-like — protein MVEINYESNESRRKNMAQIVAVCIKNTLLVTFGMTLGYPTILIPGLEREFSATVSLISWIGSINLICVPIGGTISGMVTQAYGRKRTMQIVNIPFLCAWLLLSFATDITQVLIALCITGLTGGLLEAPVITYVAEICEPKLRGALSSTSSLSVILGILLEFLLGTFLSWKHAALANCIFPILSFTLLFFVPESPHWLILKERETEAKKSIAWLRGWVSVKNNKTVEKEFNDLKVHIESDNKKSFKDNLRLFSKKNFLWPFGVVALTFFLGHFSGMTTLQTFAVQIFLSINAPIDKYVSTVILGCAELVGCILCVFLIHKLGKRLLNFISLIGTSICFVVVATYVYLNDVNHFNQKNVNITNSLNLSLNSDTDVVYNWTPLIFLILAALLSHIGIRILPWVLTGELYSNETRAAGSGFSSAIGYIFGFLANKTFLYIVDGLTLAGTFWLNAAIGLIGCLLLYIYLPETEGKSLHEIADHFNGGIKLDNLVKKKCSRKDKLDINGMDNKGFNPGEDVKNIDVTISKL, from the exons AT gGTTGAGATTAACTATGAATCGAATGAAAGTCGTCGTAAAAATATGGCACAAATTGTCGccgtttgtattaaaaatactCTTTTGGTTACCTTTGGAATGACGCTAGGATATCCAACCATTTTAATACCAGGATTAGAAAGAGAATTTAGCGCTACTGTTAGCTTGATATCATGGATAG gttcaataaatttaatatgcgTCCCAATAGGCGGAACAATTTCCGGAATGGTAACGCAAGCTTACGGACGAAAACGAACAATGCAAATAGTAAACATTCCTTTTTTGTGCGCATGGTTGTTATTGTCTTTTGCAACGGATATTACGCAAGTTTTAATAGCGTTGTGTATAACCGGATTAACGGGAGGATTGCTTGAAGCTCCTGTGATAACATATGTGGCAGAAATTTGCGAACCAAAACTACGCGGCGCTTTGTCATCAACAAGTAGTTTATCAGtaattttaggaattttaTTGGAATTTCTTTTAGGCACGTTCCTATCGTGGAAACATGCCGCTTTAGCAAACTGCATATTTCCGATATTATcgtttactttattattttttgtaccgGAAAGCCCGCattggttaattttaaaagaaagagAAACAGAAGCGAAAAAAAGTATTGCTTGGTTAAGAGGTTGGGTTAGcgtgaaaaacaataaaactgTTGAGAAGGagtttaatgatttaaaagttCATATTGAaagtgataataaaaaaagttttaaagataatttaagattgttttcaaagaaaaactttttgtggcCGTTTGGTGTTGTGGCTTTAACGTTTTTCTTGGGACATTTTTCGGGAATGACTACTTTACAAACGTTTGCTGTTCAAATCTTTTTAAGCATAAACGCTCCAATCGATAAATATGTGTCGACTGTAATTTTAGGTTGCGCGGAACTTGTCGGATGCATTTTATGCGTATTTCTTATTCATAAATTAGGAAAacgcttattaaattttatttcgttgATCGGAACTTCGATTTGTTTCGTTGTAGTAGCAACTTACGTTTATTTAAATGATGTAAATcattttaaccaaaaaaatgtaaatatcacaaattcattgaatttatctttaaattcTGATACAGATGTGGTTTATAATTGGACGccattaatctttttaattttagctgCTTTATTATCGCACATTGGTATAAGAATTTTACCGTGGGTTTTAACCGGTGAGCTTTATTCGAACGAAACGAGAGCCGCCGGATCCGGGTTTTCGAGTGCAATTGGTTATATCTTTGGATTCTTAGCGAacaaaacgtttttatatattgttgATGGTTTAACTTTGGCGGGAACATTTTGGTTAAATGCCGCGATCGGATTGATTGGTTGTCTTTTGCTCTATATTTATTTACCGGAAACAGAAGGTAAAAGTTTACACGAAATAGCTGATCATTTTAATGGAGGAATTAAATTAGATAATTTAGTTAAGAAAAAATGTAGTCGAAAGGATAAATTAGATATTAATGGTATGGATAATAAAGGATTTAATCCTGGGGAAGATGTCAAAAATATTGACGTTACTATAAGTAaattataa